Proteins found in one Paenibacillus wynnii genomic segment:
- a CDS encoding ABC transporter permease, whose protein sequence is MNQLLSAIWTETLKISRSKLLWISMLASTLLPVMLGLTFSGLIGSQNTFEGETDASGFMNQLGTTISIGGLIGFGFVYSWIFGREYSDRTIKDLLALPLSRYGVVAAKLIVATVWCMVLAVLMYSVGGLTARIVQLDGWSLEVMGQSFAGYALLAFMFICLCIPVAWIASVGRGYLSPLGFVVLTMVVANLGGSMGIGEYIPWAVPAMLSGASGEVNSHLQALSLILPFLTGGIGIIGTLTWWRYADQT, encoded by the coding sequence ATGAATCAATTGCTATCGGCCATATGGACGGAAACCTTGAAAATTTCCCGCTCTAAACTATTGTGGATTTCGATGCTCGCCAGCACGCTGCTGCCGGTCATGCTCGGGCTCACCTTTTCTGGCTTAATTGGCTCCCAGAACACTTTTGAGGGGGAAACGGATGCGTCAGGCTTCATGAATCAGCTTGGTACTACTATTTCGATCGGGGGATTGATCGGATTTGGTTTTGTGTATAGTTGGATATTTGGGCGGGAATATTCAGACCGCACGATCAAGGATTTGCTGGCACTTCCGCTTTCCCGTTACGGAGTGGTAGCCGCTAAATTGATTGTTGCTACAGTTTGGTGTATGGTACTGGCCGTGCTTATGTACAGTGTTGGAGGGTTAACCGCAAGGATCGTCCAGTTGGATGGCTGGAGTCTTGAGGTCATGGGCCAAAGCTTTGCAGGGTATGCATTGCTCGCTTTTATGTTTATCTGTTTATGCATACCGGTAGCCTGGATCGCCAGTGTTGGGCGCGGTTATCTTTCCCCTCTGGGATTTGTCGTGCTTACCATGGTGGTTGCTAATCTCGGCGGGAGCATGGGTATCGGTGAATATATTCCATGGGCAGTTCCTGCGATGCTCAGCGGCGCTTCGGGGGAGGTCAATTCACATTTACAGGCTCTGAGTCTCATCCTTCCATTTTTAACCGGTGGGATTGGCATTATAGGCACTCTCACCTGGTGGCGTTATGCCGATCAAACCTAA
- a CDS encoding ABC transporter ATP-binding protein: protein MNEIIRTEDLTKHFGSNQAVHGLSLHVDKGEIYGFLGLNGAGKTTTIRMLLGMIRPDSGASYLFGQRVDAGSHTLWANVGYMVETPYSYPELTVLENLEIIRRLRGIPDCGAIDSVMDKLQLTSYRDRKAGSLSLGNGQRLGLAKALLHNPKVLILDEPTNGLDPAGIVEVRQLLRELALNHGVTIFISSHILGEVSKLTTRIGIVHHGILLQETDVRELQHLLRKRLLVQTRNPDATRIKLTQAGYDVKLSEDGPLLLLEDHAIANPEYISKLLTDAQMLPILLNVQEEDLEGYFLRMIETKGGIKG from the coding sequence ATGAATGAGATTATTCGTACAGAAGACCTAACTAAACATTTTGGGAGTAATCAAGCTGTTCATGGACTTTCATTGCATGTTGACAAAGGCGAAATCTACGGATTTCTGGGATTGAACGGTGCGGGCAAGACGACAACGATTCGCATGCTGCTAGGCATGATCCGGCCAGATTCCGGGGCTTCCTATTTATTCGGACAACGTGTGGATGCTGGCAGCCATACACTGTGGGCAAACGTTGGATACATGGTGGAAACACCCTATTCTTATCCTGAACTTACCGTTCTGGAGAACCTGGAGATCATCCGCCGTCTGCGGGGCATACCTGATTGTGGTGCCATCGATTCCGTAATGGATAAACTTCAGCTTACCTCCTACCGGGATCGTAAAGCCGGTAGTTTGTCACTTGGCAACGGACAACGGCTAGGTTTAGCCAAAGCGCTGTTGCACAATCCGAAAGTTCTGATTCTGGATGAGCCTACCAATGGACTTGATCCGGCAGGAATTGTAGAGGTACGGCAACTGCTCCGCGAGTTGGCTCTCAATCACGGCGTAACGATTTTTATCTCGAGCCACATTCTGGGCGAGGTTTCCAAGCTGACGACGCGGATTGGAATAGTTCATCATGGAATATTGCTTCAGGAAACGGACGTTAGGGAATTGCAGCATTTACTCCGGAAACGTCTCCTTGTACAAACCCGGAATCCCGATGCTACCCGGATTAAATTGACTCAGGCAGGTTATGACGTGAAGTTGTCCGAGGATGGACCATTGCTACTCCTTGAAGATCACGCTATTGCGAATCCAGAGTATATCTCCAAACTACTTACGGATGCGCAGATGCTGCCCATCCTGTTAAATGTCCAAGAAGAGGATCTGGAAGGTTACTTTCTTAGAATGATTGAGACCAAGGGAGGAATAAAAGGATGA
- a CDS encoding response regulator transcription factor — translation MKILLVEDDRTIASGLVYSLEQEHFNTVLCYNVISAKKVIVEQLDELTLCLFDLSLPDGSGYELCTMVKERSDIPVIFLTAVDDEVNVVMGLDMGADDYITKPFRIRELLSRINSVLRRYDKQNQPKTMLEIQDIMINTLEGKVYKKGKEILLTALEYRLLLIFASHIGQVLSRNQLLQQIWDVAGDFVNDNTLTVYIKRLREKCEEDPKNPTIIITVRGLGYKVGDLHVT, via the coding sequence ATGAAAATACTACTTGTAGAAGATGATAGGACGATTGCATCTGGATTAGTGTATTCGCTGGAACAAGAACATTTCAATACCGTTCTTTGCTACAATGTTATATCTGCCAAGAAGGTGATCGTAGAACAATTAGATGAATTAACACTATGCTTATTTGATTTGTCTCTGCCCGATGGAAGTGGCTATGAGTTGTGTACTATGGTGAAAGAGCGAAGTGATATTCCGGTTATTTTCTTAACAGCAGTGGATGATGAGGTCAATGTTGTGATGGGACTTGATATGGGAGCGGATGATTATATTACAAAGCCCTTTAGGATTCGTGAGCTTTTATCAAGAATTAATTCGGTACTGCGCAGATATGATAAACAAAATCAGCCAAAGACAATGCTGGAGATACAGGATATTATGATTAATACTCTTGAAGGTAAGGTTTATAAAAAGGGTAAAGAAATTCTATTGACTGCGTTAGAATATCGCTTATTGCTGATCTTTGCCAGTCATATCGGACAAGTACTCTCAAGAAACCAATTGTTGCAGCAAATTTGGGATGTAGCTGGAGATTTCGTGAACGATAATACACTAACCGTTTATATAAAGAGACTACGGGAAAAATGTGAGGAAGATCCGAAAAATCCGACGATCATTATAACCGTGCGTGGTTTAGGCTATAAGGTGGGTGATTTGCATGTTACGTAA
- a CDS encoding ABC transporter ATP-binding protein: MEILKIENLSKVYGKGDTAVKALDDVSFTVKKGEFVAIIGPSGSGKSTLLHMLGGVDIPTSGKVWVDHTDIYQMNETQLAIFRRRQIGLIYQFYNLIPVLTVEENITLPLLLDGHKVDPVQFNHIVDTLNLQNRLNHLPNQLSGGQQQRVSIGRALVCHPAIMLADEPTGNLDSKNSSEIIDLLKMFNKSFKQTLVVITHDERIALQADRIISIQDGRIANDEVITP, from the coding sequence TTGGAGATTTTGAAGATAGAGAATCTGTCTAAAGTGTATGGAAAAGGGGATACAGCAGTAAAAGCACTAGATGATGTATCTTTTACTGTAAAGAAAGGTGAGTTTGTCGCTATTATCGGTCCATCGGGATCTGGGAAATCAACGCTATTACACATGCTCGGCGGTGTAGACATACCTACAAGTGGAAAAGTATGGGTAGATCATACGGATATATACCAAATGAATGAAACACAACTTGCTATCTTCAGGCGCAGACAAATCGGCTTGATCTATCAATTCTATAACCTTATTCCAGTCTTAACCGTCGAGGAGAATATTACACTACCTCTTTTACTTGACGGACATAAAGTAGACCCTGTTCAGTTCAATCATATTGTGGACACCCTAAATTTACAAAATCGCTTAAACCATTTGCCAAACCAACTTTCGGGTGGTCAACAGCAGAGGGTCTCGATCGGTAGAGCACTCGTTTGTCATCCAGCTATCATGCTAGCCGACGAGCCAACCGGAAATCTAGATAGTAAGAATAGTAGTGAAATCATTGATCTGTTAAAAATGTTTAACAAGTCGTTTAAACAAACCCTAGTTGTCATTACACATGATGAACGGATTGCACTACAGGCAGATAGAATCATCTCTATACAAGACGGAAGGATTGCAAATGATGAGGTGATTACTCCGTGA
- a CDS encoding sensor histidine kinase — MLRNREIRILILTMCTTSLVLLVIASFFSFVAMVFTLITSVVFIVCSILFTTWRYREIEKLSNYLRQISSGDYTLDVRDNQEGELSILKNDIFKVTIMLLEQSTLLKKEKIHLTDAISDISHQLKTPLTSMMVMADLLSDDHLPPEKRTEFTRNIVIQLERMEWLVSSLLKMSKMDADTVLFKKQQIIVNQLIQKSLEPVLIPIDIKQQTIRIQGEDTVTFLGDVNWTSEAIINILKNAVEHTHEGGMIDISFSENALFTEINIKDNGKGIPKGDLPYIFKRFYKGKGENESSIGIGLAMAHMIITKQNGVIVVRSDPGKGTYFQIKFYK; from the coding sequence ATGTTACGTAATCGTGAAATTCGCATTCTAATATTAACGATGTGTACGACCAGTCTTGTATTACTTGTTATAGCGTCATTTTTCTCGTTCGTTGCAATGGTCTTCACTCTCATCACTTCTGTTGTATTCATCGTTTGTAGCATCCTGTTTACTACCTGGAGATACCGTGAGATTGAGAAACTCTCTAATTATTTACGTCAGATTAGCAGTGGCGATTATACTCTTGATGTTCGTGATAATCAAGAAGGAGAACTTAGTATTCTAAAGAATGACATCTTTAAAGTAACGATCATGTTATTAGAACAGAGCACACTTTTGAAAAAAGAAAAGATCCATCTCACGGATGCAATTTCTGATATATCACACCAATTAAAAACTCCGCTTACGTCAATGATGGTCATGGCAGATTTGTTAAGTGATGACCATCTACCTCCTGAGAAGAGAACAGAATTTACACGCAATATTGTAATTCAACTAGAACGTATGGAATGGCTGGTTTCTTCTCTGTTAAAAATGTCAAAAATGGATGCCGACACTGTGCTATTCAAGAAACAACAAATAATTGTAAATCAGCTTATTCAAAAATCTTTAGAGCCTGTACTCATACCCATTGATATTAAACAACAAACAATTAGGATTCAAGGGGAGGACACCGTTACCTTCCTGGGAGATGTGAATTGGACATCGGAAGCCATCATTAATATTCTAAAAAATGCTGTAGAGCACACTCATGAAGGAGGAATGATCGATATTTCTTTTTCAGAAAATGCGCTGTTTACAGAAATTAACATAAAGGACAACGGGAAAGGAATTCCGAAGGGAGATTTGCCTTATATATTCAAACGATTCTATAAAGGAAAGGGTGAAAATGAAAGTAGCATCGGGATTGGTCTAGCGATGGCACATATGATTATCACCAAACAAAACGGGGTTATCGTCGTAAGGAGTGACCCGGGTAAGGGTACATATTTTCAGATTAAGTTCTATAAATAG
- a CDS encoding RHS repeat-associated core domain-containing protein, whose product MRARWYDPSIGRFLNEDTYEGQIDNSLSLNFYTYVHNNPLTNIDPTGHYCVSNEGNNAHAGGCNSSTSFYLDKDKDFVGHPILINGKVYGFLGNNGNTINEAAHYQGNYWSMYKDDFLYIAWLTTDNPNF is encoded by the coding sequence TTGAGAGCTCGTTGGTATGACCCAAGTATTGGGCGGTTCTTAAATGAGGATACGTATGAGGGACAAATTGATAACTCGTTAAGTTTGAATTTTTATACGTATGTTCATAATAATCCGCTTACGAATATTGACCCGACAGGACATTATTGTGTATCAAACGAAGGTAACAATGCCCATGCGGGTGGATGTAATTCCTCAACTAGTTTTTATCTTGATAAGGATAAGGATTTTGTAGGACATCCTATTTTGATAAATGGCAAGGTTTATGGATTTCTTGGTAACAATGGGAATACAATCAATGAAGCAGCGCATTATCAAGGTAACTATTGGTCAATGTACAAGGATGATTTTCTATATATTGCATGGTTAACTACAGATAATCCCAATTTCTAG
- a CDS encoding TetR/AcrR family transcriptional regulator: protein MELIAPTESKKSSRTYDAARTKGIILDAAEEVFAELGYSAARIDGIAKASGYNKSLIYQYFGDKLGLYTEVVKRADQIGDQITGSVITELLKNEHLITDPIAFRQFIETMTREMYGFLLEHPRYLKILFWEAAEEWKTWNQITYRPDDITQLHELAIAAKRNGILRQDFDPAMFPILVMNVITATIQSFSRYENVLGKLDSPQMRERTIEQIAKFVIYGVMEPSSL from the coding sequence GTGGAGCTAATAGCACCAACAGAGAGTAAGAAAAGTTCGCGAACTTACGACGCTGCCCGAACCAAAGGAATTATCCTTGATGCTGCGGAGGAAGTATTTGCCGAGCTTGGTTATTCAGCAGCAAGAATTGATGGTATTGCAAAGGCGTCAGGGTATAATAAAAGCCTGATCTATCAGTATTTTGGTGACAAATTGGGGCTTTATACAGAAGTCGTTAAACGGGCGGATCAGATTGGCGATCAAATTACAGGCTCTGTCATTACCGAGTTGTTGAAGAACGAACATCTTATAACTGACCCTATAGCATTTCGGCAGTTTATAGAAACAATGACTCGGGAAATGTATGGATTTCTGCTGGAGCATCCTCGCTACTTGAAGATTTTGTTCTGGGAAGCCGCGGAGGAGTGGAAGACATGGAATCAAATCACTTACCGTCCTGACGATATTACCCAATTGCATGAGCTTGCCATAGCAGCCAAGCGGAATGGCATCCTCCGGCAGGATTTCGATCCGGCCATGTTTCCAATTTTGGTTATGAATGTGATCACAGCTACCATTCAATCGTTTTCCCGGTATGAGAATGTGTTGGGCAAACTAGACTCGCCGCAGATGAGAGAGCGGACAATTGAGCAGATTGCAAAATTCGTAATTTATGGTGTCATGGAGCCATCTTCGCTGTAA